A stretch of the Tachysurus fulvidraco isolate hzauxx_2018 chromosome 18, HZAU_PFXX_2.0, whole genome shotgun sequence genome encodes the following:
- the poll gene encoding DNA polymerase lambda isoform X1, whose amino-acid sequence METHGIMKAFPKVKRHRSNETKDAPAVKKPSGLPITGNIFQGVCIHIVPVGIGNARRDIFQQQIVQNGGQVEAAYGPSCTHVVVDESVDRERASRLLKMETFPPAVQLVKCTWLSACITEKKLVSTEDYSLQKCDRPQDAPAEKPKLSVVSCIPVPEEKQPPDHKSAQDDPADMVPETQEEPLEEDAVSQNDLEALISGVKHDPGTSEASEKTEVLGKWVCAQSSRTKSKNHNDHITDKLEQLAKAYTHMGDKWRALSYSKAINALKSHPKAITSYEEAYKIQGIGKSMANKIVEIMESGHLRKLDQFGEAMPVLETFTNIWGVGAKTAKLWYQQGFRTLEDIRTKATLTHTLRIGLKHYDDFLDRMPRSEAAAIEKTVREAAHSVNPELLVVACGSYRRGKPTCGDVDVLITHPDGQSHKGVFSKVLQVLHQSGFLTDDLVSHEDNGEQKKYMGVCVLPGSGQRHRRLDIIVVPHDEFACALLYFTGSAHFNRSMRALAKTKSMSLSEHSLTAGVVRERGVKVVPGLPLSTPTERAVFEHLGIPYREAHERDW is encoded by the exons ATGGAAACTCATGGTATTATGAAAGCCTTCCCAAAAGTGAAAAGGCATCGGTCAAATGAAACTAAAGATGCCCCAGCAGTTAAGAAACCCTCAGGTCTACCTATTACTG GAAACATATTTCAGGGTGTCTGCATCCACATAGTCCCTGTTGGCATAGGTAATGCCCGTCGTGACATATTTCAGCAGCAGATTGTGCAGAATGGAGGCCAGGTGGAAGCTGCTTATGGTCCCAGCTGCACACATGTGGTCGTGGATGAGTCGGTGGACAGGGAGCGAGCGTCCAGGCTCCTGAAGATGGAAACCTTTCCCCCTGCTGTGCAGCTGGTAAAATGCACTTGGCTCAGTGCTTGCATCACTGAGAAGAAGCTTGTGAGCACGGAAGACTACAGTCTGCAAAAGTGCGACCG TCCTCAGGATGCTCCAGCTGAGAAGCCAAAGCTGAGCGTTGTCAGCTGCATCCCTGTTCCTGAGGAGAAACAGCCACCGGATCACAAATCAGCTCAAGATGATCCAGCTGACATG GTGCCTGAGACTCAGGAAGAACCCCTAGAGGAAGACGCTGTCTCACAAAATGACTTGGAGGCTTTGATCAGCGGGGTTAAACATGATCCCGGCACCTCAGAAGCATCCGAAAAAACAGAGGTGTTGGGAAAGTGGGTGTGTGCCCAGTCGTCTCGAACCAAGAGCAAGAACCACAACGATCACATCACTGACAAGCTCGAGCAGCTAGCCaaagcatatacacacatgggTGACAAGTGGAGAGCGCTGAGCTACTCCAAAGCCATTAACGCGCTCAAGAGCCATCCCAAGGCGATCACTTCATATGAG GAAGCCTACAAGATCCAAGGCATCGGCAAGAGCATGGCCAATAAGATTGTTGAGATCATGGAGAGCGGGCACTTGAGGAAGTTGGACCAGTTCGGAGAGGCCATGCCTGTCTTGGAGACATTCACCAACATCTGGGGTGTTGGCGCAAAGACCGCCAAGCTTTGGTACCAACAG GGGTTCCGTACACTGGAGGATATTCGCACCAAGGCCACTTTGACTCACACGCTGAGAATTGGCCTGAAGCACTACGACGACTTCCTCGATCGGATGCCAAGGAGCGAGGCAGCCGCCATCGAGAAAACG gtgagagagGCAGCACACAGCGTGAACCCAGAGCTGCTGGTGGTGGCGTGCGGCTCGTACCGACGCGGGAAGCCCACCTGTGGAGATGTGGACGTGCTCATCACTCACCCTGACGGCCAATCACACAAGGGCGTCTTTAGTAAAGTGCTCCAGGTCCTCCATCAGAGTG GCTTCTTGACTGATGACTTGGTGAGCCACGAGGACAACGGCGAGCAGAAGAAGTACATGGGCGTATGCGTCCTCCCAGGCTCGGGTCAGCGCCATCGGCGACTCGACATCATTGTGGTGCCACATGATGAATTTGCATGTGCTTTACTTTACTTCACCGGCTCAGCCCACTTCAATCGATCCATGCGCGCACTTGCCAAGACTAAGTCCATGAGTCTGTCAGAACACTCGCTGACCGCCGGCGTTGTGCGCGAACGTGGCGTGAAGGTGGTACCAGGTTTGCCGCTGAGCACACCTACTGAGAGGGCAGTCTTTGAGCACCTGGGAATCCCATACAGAGAGGCTCATGAAAGAGATTGGTAA
- the poll gene encoding DNA polymerase lambda isoform X2: METHGIMKAFPKVKRHRSNETKDAPAVKKPSGLPITGNIFQGVCIHIVPVGIGNARRDIFQQQIVQNGGQVEAAYGPSCTHVVVDESVDRERASRLLKMETFPPAVQLVKCTWLSACITEKKLVSTEDYSLQNPQDAPAEKPKLSVVSCIPVPEEKQPPDHKSAQDDPADMVPETQEEPLEEDAVSQNDLEALISGVKHDPGTSEASEKTEVLGKWVCAQSSRTKSKNHNDHITDKLEQLAKAYTHMGDKWRALSYSKAINALKSHPKAITSYEEAYKIQGIGKSMANKIVEIMESGHLRKLDQFGEAMPVLETFTNIWGVGAKTAKLWYQQGFRTLEDIRTKATLTHTLRIGLKHYDDFLDRMPRSEAAAIEKTVREAAHSVNPELLVVACGSYRRGKPTCGDVDVLITHPDGQSHKGVFSKVLQVLHQSGFLTDDLVSHEDNGEQKKYMGVCVLPGSGQRHRRLDIIVVPHDEFACALLYFTGSAHFNRSMRALAKTKSMSLSEHSLTAGVVRERGVKVVPGLPLSTPTERAVFEHLGIPYREAHERDW, encoded by the exons ATGGAAACTCATGGTATTATGAAAGCCTTCCCAAAAGTGAAAAGGCATCGGTCAAATGAAACTAAAGATGCCCCAGCAGTTAAGAAACCCTCAGGTCTACCTATTACTG GAAACATATTTCAGGGTGTCTGCATCCACATAGTCCCTGTTGGCATAGGTAATGCCCGTCGTGACATATTTCAGCAGCAGATTGTGCAGAATGGAGGCCAGGTGGAAGCTGCTTATGGTCCCAGCTGCACACATGTGGTCGTGGATGAGTCGGTGGACAGGGAGCGAGCGTCCAGGCTCCTGAAGATGGAAACCTTTCCCCCTGCTGTGCAGCTGGTAAAATGCACTTGGCTCAGTGCTTGCATCACTGAGAAGAAGCTTGTGAGCACGGAAGACTACAGTCTGCAAAA TCCTCAGGATGCTCCAGCTGAGAAGCCAAAGCTGAGCGTTGTCAGCTGCATCCCTGTTCCTGAGGAGAAACAGCCACCGGATCACAAATCAGCTCAAGATGATCCAGCTGACATG GTGCCTGAGACTCAGGAAGAACCCCTAGAGGAAGACGCTGTCTCACAAAATGACTTGGAGGCTTTGATCAGCGGGGTTAAACATGATCCCGGCACCTCAGAAGCATCCGAAAAAACAGAGGTGTTGGGAAAGTGGGTGTGTGCCCAGTCGTCTCGAACCAAGAGCAAGAACCACAACGATCACATCACTGACAAGCTCGAGCAGCTAGCCaaagcatatacacacatgggTGACAAGTGGAGAGCGCTGAGCTACTCCAAAGCCATTAACGCGCTCAAGAGCCATCCCAAGGCGATCACTTCATATGAG GAAGCCTACAAGATCCAAGGCATCGGCAAGAGCATGGCCAATAAGATTGTTGAGATCATGGAGAGCGGGCACTTGAGGAAGTTGGACCAGTTCGGAGAGGCCATGCCTGTCTTGGAGACATTCACCAACATCTGGGGTGTTGGCGCAAAGACCGCCAAGCTTTGGTACCAACAG GGGTTCCGTACACTGGAGGATATTCGCACCAAGGCCACTTTGACTCACACGCTGAGAATTGGCCTGAAGCACTACGACGACTTCCTCGATCGGATGCCAAGGAGCGAGGCAGCCGCCATCGAGAAAACG gtgagagagGCAGCACACAGCGTGAACCCAGAGCTGCTGGTGGTGGCGTGCGGCTCGTACCGACGCGGGAAGCCCACCTGTGGAGATGTGGACGTGCTCATCACTCACCCTGACGGCCAATCACACAAGGGCGTCTTTAGTAAAGTGCTCCAGGTCCTCCATCAGAGTG GCTTCTTGACTGATGACTTGGTGAGCCACGAGGACAACGGCGAGCAGAAGAAGTACATGGGCGTATGCGTCCTCCCAGGCTCGGGTCAGCGCCATCGGCGACTCGACATCATTGTGGTGCCACATGATGAATTTGCATGTGCTTTACTTTACTTCACCGGCTCAGCCCACTTCAATCGATCCATGCGCGCACTTGCCAAGACTAAGTCCATGAGTCTGTCAGAACACTCGCTGACCGCCGGCGTTGTGCGCGAACGTGGCGTGAAGGTGGTACCAGGTTTGCCGCTGAGCACACCTACTGAGAGGGCAGTCTTTGAGCACCTGGGAATCCCATACAGAGAGGCTCATGAAAGAGATTGGTAA
- the dpcd gene encoding protein DPCD isoform X2 → MAVQCWLDLLKAAKKTALISDGKRKVHYLFTDGNEMAEEYDLKTDELLSRRLRSKTTLGGQGAWQVEIGDAVPSLTETGDIKENSSNPVFLRKDTKTSFQWRVRNIPYLIDTYKVTVEPLERCCIIRTTNKKYYKKFNIPDLDRCQLPLEISALSFSHANNTLIISVVHLAS, encoded by the exons aTGGCTGTTCAGTGCTGGTTAGATCTTCTGAAGGCTGCTAAGAAAACGGCGTTGATCTCAGAtg GAAAAAGGAAAGTGCACTACTTGTTTACAGATGGTAACGAGATGGCTGAAGAATATGACCTGAAGACAGACGAGCTTCTTT CACGTAGGCTGCGCTCGAAGACCACACTTGGAGGACAAGGAGCATGGCAAGTTGAAATAGGTGATGCAGTCCCGAGCCTGACAGAGACGGGagatataaaagaaaacagctCAAAT CCAGTGTTTCTGCGCAAGGACACCAAGACCAGTTTCCAGTGGAGGGTTCGTAACATCCCGTACCTCATAGACACTTACAAGGTCACAGTAGAACCTCTGGAACGTTGCTGTATTATCCGGACCACGAACAAAAA GTATTATAAGAAGTTCAATATTCCAGATCTTGACCGTTGCCAGCTGCCTCTAGAGATCTCAGCATTGAGCTTCAGCCATGCCAACAACACTTTAATCATCAGT GTAGTCCATTTAGCTTCATAA
- the dpcd gene encoding protein DPCD isoform X1: MAVQCWLDLLKAAKKTALISDGKRKVHYLFTDGNEMAEEYDLKTDELLSRRLRSKTTLGGQGAWQVEIGDAVPSLTETGDIKENSSNPVFLRKDTKTSFQWRVRNIPYLIDTYKVTVEPLERCCIIRTTNKKYYKKFNIPDLDRCQLPLEISALSFSHANNTLIISYKKPREILALEQELMRELKKLKGTNEGDVDCKTQ; the protein is encoded by the exons aTGGCTGTTCAGTGCTGGTTAGATCTTCTGAAGGCTGCTAAGAAAACGGCGTTGATCTCAGAtg GAAAAAGGAAAGTGCACTACTTGTTTACAGATGGTAACGAGATGGCTGAAGAATATGACCTGAAGACAGACGAGCTTCTTT CACGTAGGCTGCGCTCGAAGACCACACTTGGAGGACAAGGAGCATGGCAAGTTGAAATAGGTGATGCAGTCCCGAGCCTGACAGAGACGGGagatataaaagaaaacagctCAAAT CCAGTGTTTCTGCGCAAGGACACCAAGACCAGTTTCCAGTGGAGGGTTCGTAACATCCCGTACCTCATAGACACTTACAAGGTCACAGTAGAACCTCTGGAACGTTGCTGTATTATCCGGACCACGAACAAAAA GTATTATAAGAAGTTCAATATTCCAGATCTTGACCGTTGCCAGCTGCCTCTAGAGATCTCAGCATTGAGCTTCAGCCATGCCAACAACACTTTAATCATCAGT TATAAGAAGCCCAGAGAGATTTTAGCCCTGGAACAGGAGCTGATGAGGGAGCTGAAGAAACTGAAGGGGACAAATGAAGGAGACGTGGACTGTAAAACTCAGTGA
- the poll gene encoding DNA polymerase lambda isoform X3 → METHGIMKAFPKVKRHRSNETKDAPAVKKPSGLPITGNIFQGVCIHIVPVGIGNARRDIFQQQIVQNGGQVEAAYGPSCTHVVVDESVDRERASRLLKMETFPPAVQLVKCTWLSACITEKKLVSTEDYSLQKCDRPQDAPAEKPKLSVVSCIPVPEEKQPPDHKSAQDDPADMVPETQEEPLEEDAVSQNDLEALISGVKHDPGTSEASEKTEVLGKWEAYKIQGIGKSMANKIVEIMESGHLRKLDQFGEAMPVLETFTNIWGVGAKTAKLWYQQGFRTLEDIRTKATLTHTLRIGLKHYDDFLDRMPRSEAAAIEKTVREAAHSVNPELLVVACGSYRRGKPTCGDVDVLITHPDGQSHKGVFSKVLQVLHQSGFLTDDLVSHEDNGEQKKYMGVCVLPGSGQRHRRLDIIVVPHDEFACALLYFTGSAHFNRSMRALAKTKSMSLSEHSLTAGVVRERGVKVVPGLPLSTPTERAVFEHLGIPYREAHERDW, encoded by the exons ATGGAAACTCATGGTATTATGAAAGCCTTCCCAAAAGTGAAAAGGCATCGGTCAAATGAAACTAAAGATGCCCCAGCAGTTAAGAAACCCTCAGGTCTACCTATTACTG GAAACATATTTCAGGGTGTCTGCATCCACATAGTCCCTGTTGGCATAGGTAATGCCCGTCGTGACATATTTCAGCAGCAGATTGTGCAGAATGGAGGCCAGGTGGAAGCTGCTTATGGTCCCAGCTGCACACATGTGGTCGTGGATGAGTCGGTGGACAGGGAGCGAGCGTCCAGGCTCCTGAAGATGGAAACCTTTCCCCCTGCTGTGCAGCTGGTAAAATGCACTTGGCTCAGTGCTTGCATCACTGAGAAGAAGCTTGTGAGCACGGAAGACTACAGTCTGCAAAAGTGCGACCG TCCTCAGGATGCTCCAGCTGAGAAGCCAAAGCTGAGCGTTGTCAGCTGCATCCCTGTTCCTGAGGAGAAACAGCCACCGGATCACAAATCAGCTCAAGATGATCCAGCTGACATG GTGCCTGAGACTCAGGAAGAACCCCTAGAGGAAGACGCTGTCTCACAAAATGACTTGGAGGCTTTGATCAGCGGGGTTAAACATGATCCCGGCACCTCAGAAGCATCCGAAAAAACAGAGGTGTTGGGAAAGTGG GAAGCCTACAAGATCCAAGGCATCGGCAAGAGCATGGCCAATAAGATTGTTGAGATCATGGAGAGCGGGCACTTGAGGAAGTTGGACCAGTTCGGAGAGGCCATGCCTGTCTTGGAGACATTCACCAACATCTGGGGTGTTGGCGCAAAGACCGCCAAGCTTTGGTACCAACAG GGGTTCCGTACACTGGAGGATATTCGCACCAAGGCCACTTTGACTCACACGCTGAGAATTGGCCTGAAGCACTACGACGACTTCCTCGATCGGATGCCAAGGAGCGAGGCAGCCGCCATCGAGAAAACG gtgagagagGCAGCACACAGCGTGAACCCAGAGCTGCTGGTGGTGGCGTGCGGCTCGTACCGACGCGGGAAGCCCACCTGTGGAGATGTGGACGTGCTCATCACTCACCCTGACGGCCAATCACACAAGGGCGTCTTTAGTAAAGTGCTCCAGGTCCTCCATCAGAGTG GCTTCTTGACTGATGACTTGGTGAGCCACGAGGACAACGGCGAGCAGAAGAAGTACATGGGCGTATGCGTCCTCCCAGGCTCGGGTCAGCGCCATCGGCGACTCGACATCATTGTGGTGCCACATGATGAATTTGCATGTGCTTTACTTTACTTCACCGGCTCAGCCCACTTCAATCGATCCATGCGCGCACTTGCCAAGACTAAGTCCATGAGTCTGTCAGAACACTCGCTGACCGCCGGCGTTGTGCGCGAACGTGGCGTGAAGGTGGTACCAGGTTTGCCGCTGAGCACACCTACTGAGAGGGCAGTCTTTGAGCACCTGGGAATCCCATACAGAGAGGCTCATGAAAGAGATTGGTAA